One window of the Macaca thibetana thibetana isolate TM-01 chromosome 13, ASM2454274v1, whole genome shotgun sequence genome contains the following:
- the LOC126934396 gene encoding lithostathine-1-beta-like codes for MTQTNSCFMLISCLMFLSLNQGQEGQAELPKARISCPEGTNACGSYCYYFNEDLEIWVDADLYCQNMNSGNLVSVLTQAEVAFVASLIEESGTKDGNVWIGLYDPHRNCHWHWSSGSLVSYKSWDTGAPSCANTAYCASLTPSSGFKKWKEDSCKEKFSFVCKFKYWRQL; via the exons ATGACTCAGACCAACTCATGCTTCATGCTGATCTCTTGCCTGATGTTCCTGTCTCTGAACCAAG GACAGGAGGGCCAGGCTGAGTTGCCCAAGGCCCGTATCAGCTGCCCAGAAGGCACCAATGCCTGTGGCTCCTACTGCTACTACTTTAATGAAGACCTTGAGATCTGGGTTGATGCAGAT CTCTACTGCCAGAACATGAATTCGGGTAACCTGGTATCTGtcctcacccaggctgaggtTGCCTTTGTGGCTTCGCTGATTGAAGAGAGTGGCACCAAGGATGGCAATGTCTGGATTGGCCTCTATGACCCCCACCGG AACTGCCATTGGCACTGGAGCAGTGGGTCCCTGGTCTCCTACAAATCCTGGGACACTGGAGCCCCAAGCTGTGCCAATACTGCCTACTGTGCTAGCCTGACTCCAAGTTCAG GATTCAAGAAATGGAAGGAAGATTCTTGTAAGGAGAAGTTCTCCTTTGTTTGCAAGTTCAAATACTGGAGGCAATTGTAA